In Toxotes jaculatrix isolate fToxJac2 chromosome 12, fToxJac2.pri, whole genome shotgun sequence, the following are encoded in one genomic region:
- the yipf5 gene encoding protein YIPF5: MSGFDNFNTDFYQSSYSVDDQSQAGYGYSNAENPYNKPYGQYDYSQPMGYSSPGMMQPQQPYTGQIFQPTQTYTPSPSQSMYSSSFDDEPPLLEELGINFDHIWQKTLTVLHPMKAADGSIMNETDLAGPMVFCLAFGATLLLSGKIQFGYVYGISAIGCLGMYCLLNLMSMTGVSFGCVASVLGYCLLPMILLSSFGVLFSLQGMMGIILTAAIIGWCSFSASKIFISALAMDGQQLLVAYPCALLYGVFALISVF, from the exons ATGTCGGGGTTTGACAACTTCAATACAGACTTTTACCAGTCAAGCTACAGTGTAGATGACCAAAGCCAGGCTGGCTATGGCTACAGCAACGCTGAAAATCCCTACAACAA GCCATACGGTCAGTATGACTACTCCCAGCCCATGGGCTACTCTTCCCCAGGGATGATGCAGCCTCAGCAGCCATACACAGGACAAATCTTCCAGCCCACACAGACCTACACCCCATCGCCGTCACAATCTATGTATAGTAGCAGCTTTGATGACGAGCCACCGCTGTTAGAAG AATTAGGAATCAACTTTGACCACATCTGGCAGAAGACTCTCACAGTGCTTCATCCAATGAAAGCAGCAGACGGCAGCATCATGAATGAGACAGACCTGGCCGGCCCCATGGTCTTCTGTTTGGCCTTCGGAGCAACACTCCTCCTG TCAGGTAAAATTCAGTTTGGCTATGTATACGGTATCAGTGCAATTGGCTGCCTTGGCATGTACTGTCTACTCAACCTAATGAGTATGACTGGCGTCTCCTTTGGCTGTGTGGCCAGTGTGCTGGGATACTGCCTCCTTCCCATGATCCTCCTCTCCAGCTTTGGAGTCCTCTTCTCTTTACA GGGAATGATGGGAATTATACTAACAGCAGCTATCATTGGCTGGTGCAGCTTCTCAGCCTCAAAGATCTTCATCTCGGCATTGGCCATGGATGGGCAGCAGTTGTTGGTTGCTTACCCCTGCGCTCTCCTATATGGGGTCTTTGCACTCATTTCTGTCTTCTAA